One part of the Treponema sp. OMZ 787 genome encodes these proteins:
- the arcC gene encoding carbamate kinase, with the protein MPKKIVIALGGNALGNNLEEQRKAVKITAKAIADLAEEGHQVIVSHGNGPQVGMIHLAMSEYHKIDPKTSEPELAVSVAMSQGYIGNDLEAALREELLNRGINKPVATLITQVLVDPSDPAFSKPTKPIGSFMTKEEADVLIAKGENVVEDAGRGYRRVVASPKPVDIAEIESIRALCDAGQIVITCGGGGIPVVKKGNALCGVPAVIDKDFASAKLAQLLNADCLIILTAVEKVAINFNKPDQKWLSEISVEEAKKYIEEGHFAPGSMLPKVQAAIQFAESNKKGYALITLLEKAKDAIDGKSGTIIK; encoded by the coding sequence ATGCCGAAAAAGATTGTTATTGCCTTGGGCGGCAATGCATTGGGAAATAATTTGGAAGAACAAAGAAAGGCCGTTAAGATTACGGCAAAGGCCATTGCCGACTTGGCTGAAGAAGGTCATCAGGTTATCGTTTCTCACGGAAACGGGCCTCAGGTCGGAATGATTCATTTGGCTATGTCCGAATACCACAAAATCGATCCTAAAACTTCGGAACCGGAACTTGCTGTTTCCGTTGCCATGAGCCAAGGCTATATCGGGAACGATTTGGAAGCCGCTTTAAGAGAAGAGCTTTTAAACCGCGGCATCAATAAGCCTGTTGCGACCCTAATAACTCAGGTTCTTGTAGATCCTTCAGACCCTGCCTTTTCAAAGCCGACAAAGCCCATAGGCAGTTTTATGACCAAAGAAGAAGCCGATGTTTTAATCGCTAAGGGCGAAAATGTGGTAGAAGACGCAGGCCGAGGTTACAGGCGCGTTGTGGCTTCTCCCAAGCCTGTAGATATTGCAGAAATCGAAAGCATCAGGGCTCTTTGCGATGCAGGCCAGATTGTTATTACCTGCGGAGGCGGAGGTATTCCTGTAGTAAAAAAAGGAAATGCTCTTTGCGGAGTTCCTGCCGTTATCGACAAGGACTTTGCAAGTGCTAAGCTTGCCCAGCTTTTAAATGCCGACTGCCTTATCATTTTGACCGCTGTAGAAAAGGTTGCAATCAACTTTAACAAGCCCGATCAAAAATGGCTTTCAGAAATTTCGGTTGAAGAAGCAAAAAAATACATCGAAGAAGGACACTTTGCCCCCGGTTCCATGCTACCTAAGGTTCAGGCCGCCATTCAATTTGCCGAATCGAACAAAAAAGGCTATGCCCTTATTACCCTCTTGGAAAAAGCAAAGGATGCAATCGACGGTAAATCCGGAACGATAATCAAATAG